The proteins below come from a single Mesobacillus jeotgali genomic window:
- a CDS encoding competence protein ComK, with product MSLLNDYRINQETVLLTGEYDENGKLCTRVIEGENTFLVNLRPIEVINKTMLDLGSDFHAGRKSAREILGDINMCPIKINCHLGIWLFPTKSYNDDFCIWFSLKHVQKTKPMGIRKTEVYLSHNHTFIVNMKHSAFNDRKQKAKDLRDEMLKNSQGKLTLYVELEKGLVIFEGEGINRYRIKK from the coding sequence GTGAGCCTATTAAATGATTATCGAATTAATCAGGAAACAGTGTTGCTGACAGGAGAGTATGACGAAAACGGAAAACTGTGTACAAGAGTGATCGAAGGCGAAAACACTTTTCTTGTAAATTTAAGGCCGATTGAAGTGATTAACAAGACGATGCTTGATCTCGGGTCTGATTTTCATGCTGGCCGGAAAAGTGCGAGGGAAATACTGGGCGATATCAATATGTGCCCGATTAAAATCAACTGTCATCTGGGGATTTGGCTATTTCCGACCAAGTCTTACAATGATGATTTTTGCATCTGGTTTTCCCTTAAGCATGTCCAAAAAACGAAACCCATGGGAATTCGTAAAACAGAAGTCTATTTAAGCCATAATCATACTTTCATAGTCAATATGAAACACTCTGCCTTTAATGACCGAAAACAAAAAGCGAAGGACCTGCGTGATGAAATGTTAAAAAACTCTCAAGGCAAGCTGACTCTTTACGTCGAGCTGGAAAAAGGCCTAGTCATTTTTGAAGGTGAAGGGATCAATAGATATAGGATAAAGAAGTAA
- a CDS encoding sigma-70 family RNA polymerase sigma factor, giving the protein MEGFDQLAKQYEPMIHKIISSLNIYKNKEDYYHIGLVGLWEAAEAFNPEKGEFTNYAYSYVKGQILNEMNRNNRFAERSIHQKEEYWETIEETNADQPLELEFLLSYCQGLTEKETKWVVYSCIDFLTVREIAEKENVSLSAVKQWRNGAKRKLKEQMMEIVD; this is encoded by the coding sequence ATGGAAGGCTTTGACCAACTGGCAAAACAATATGAACCGATGATCCATAAAATTATCTCTTCACTTAATATCTATAAAAATAAGGAAGACTACTATCACATCGGCCTGGTCGGCCTCTGGGAAGCTGCAGAAGCATTTAATCCAGAAAAAGGCGAGTTCACCAATTACGCTTATTCATATGTAAAAGGACAAATCCTCAACGAAATGAACCGAAACAACCGGTTTGCAGAACGGAGCATCCATCAAAAAGAGGAATATTGGGAAACCATCGAGGAGACGAACGCAGACCAACCGCTTGAGCTTGAGTTTCTGCTCAGCTATTGCCAGGGCCTCACGGAAAAAGAAACAAAGTGGGTCGTCTACTCTTGCATTGACTTCCTGACTGTGAGGGAAATTGCTGAAAAGGAGAATGTCTCACTGTCCGCGGTCAAGCAGTGGCGAAATGGGGCTAAAAGGAAGTTAAAAGAACAAATGATGGAGATAGTAGATTAG
- a CDS encoding toxic anion resistance protein, whose product MTEKDIDLLKNSGSLMDDMLANPFGEQGELVLKAVEKEPESKPVKLIDVIPEENRAKAYQLAEQIDPKNHQAMITYGTQAQGKLLSFSHSMLEHVQKKDVGEIGDIISDLMKQLNHVSPDELSVEKQGFLSRVFGRVSGSIQEVLSKYQKTGAQIDRISVKLDRSKNVLLSDIGMLEKLYETNKEYFNALNIYIAAGEIKLEELHDKTIPALKKAAKETNDQMKYQEVNDMIQFADRLDKRLHDLKLSREITIQSAPQIRLIQNTNQALVEKIQSSIVTAIPLWKNQVAIALTLIRQRHAVEAQKKVSKTTNELLLKNAEMLKTNTIETARENERGLVDIETLKKTQENLISTLEETLRIQEEGRTKRRLAEQDLAAMENELRVKLLELKD is encoded by the coding sequence ATGACAGAGAAAGATATAGATCTTTTGAAAAACAGCGGAAGTCTTATGGATGATATGCTGGCCAACCCTTTTGGCGAGCAAGGAGAATTAGTTTTGAAGGCAGTGGAGAAGGAGCCGGAGAGCAAGCCGGTAAAATTGATTGATGTGATTCCAGAGGAAAACCGGGCCAAGGCCTACCAGCTGGCAGAGCAAATCGACCCGAAAAATCATCAGGCGATGATCACCTACGGAACACAGGCGCAAGGAAAATTGTTATCTTTTTCTCATTCCATGCTAGAACATGTTCAAAAAAAGGACGTTGGTGAAATAGGGGACATCATCAGTGATCTTATGAAGCAGCTGAATCATGTCAGCCCTGATGAATTAAGTGTAGAGAAGCAGGGCTTTCTATCAAGGGTTTTTGGTCGGGTGTCCGGCTCGATTCAGGAAGTGCTTTCCAAGTACCAGAAGACCGGTGCCCAGATCGACCGGATCAGCGTGAAATTGGACCGAAGCAAGAATGTGCTGCTTTCCGATATTGGCATGCTGGAAAAATTGTATGAAACAAACAAGGAATATTTCAATGCCTTAAATATTTATATCGCGGCCGGTGAAATTAAGCTGGAGGAGCTTCATGATAAAACGATTCCAGCATTGAAAAAGGCGGCGAAGGAAACGAACGATCAGATGAAGTACCAGGAAGTGAACGACATGATCCAGTTCGCTGACCGTCTCGATAAAAGGCTCCATGACTTAAAATTAAGCAGGGAAATTACGATCCAGAGTGCGCCGCAAATCCGCCTGATCCAAAATACAAACCAGGCACTGGTTGAAAAAATTCAGTCTTCCATTGTCACGGCCATTCCACTCTGGAAAAACCAGGTCGCGATCGCGCTGACGCTCATCCGTCAGCGACATGCCGTGGAAGCACAAAAGAAGGTTTCCAAGACGACCAACGAGCTGCTGCTTAAAAACGCTGAAATGCTGAAAACGAATACGATTGAGACGGCAAGGGAAAATGAGCGCGGCCTCGTCGATATTGAAACATTGAAAAAGACACAGGAAAACTTGATTTCCACGCTGGAAGAAACGTTGAGAATCCAGGAGGAAGGTCGAACCAAGCGCCGCCTGGCCGAGCAGGATCTTGCGGCGATGGAAAATGAACTGAGGGTAAAACTTCTGGAGTTAAAAGACTAA
- a CDS encoding 5-bromo-4-chloroindolyl phosphate hydrolysis family protein: protein MNPILSVIIRTLIAIPSTGFIWLLSYAGFDQTFGMASLIALGAGGLVYFGLGSIMKSRFLKKHGLTRKEYHYIKKNLDEAKQKINRLQKVQFSIRHIRSLKQRMELVRMVRNIYSLTRKEPKRFYQAEQFYFSHLDSVLELTEKYAFLSSQSKTNREMQYTLDDTQKTLIEMTGAVEKDLYQVLSDDYDHLNFEIDVAKRRLNSVKEPKYLDGNWRAKK from the coding sequence ATGAACCCGATTCTTTCAGTTATTATCCGTACACTTATAGCCATCCCTTCGACAGGATTCATATGGCTTTTAAGTTATGCTGGTTTTGATCAGACGTTTGGAATGGCTTCGCTCATTGCCCTTGGAGCGGGAGGACTTGTTTATTTCGGACTTGGCAGTATCATGAAGAGCCGATTTTTAAAAAAACACGGTCTGACCCGAAAGGAATATCATTATATAAAGAAGAATCTGGACGAGGCGAAGCAGAAAATCAACCGCCTGCAAAAGGTGCAGTTTTCAATCCGCCACATCAGGTCGCTGAAGCAGCGAATGGAGCTTGTCCGTATGGTCCGGAATATTTATAGCCTGACCCGGAAAGAACCGAAGCGATTTTATCAGGCCGAGCAGTTTTATTTTTCACACCTGGATTCTGTACTTGAACTCACTGAGAAGTACGCATTTCTATCTTCTCAGTCAAAAACGAACCGTGAGATGCAGTACACACTTGACGATACGCAAAAGACATTGATTGAAATGACAGGTGCTGTGGAAAAGGACCTCTATCAAGTCCTGTCAGATGACTATGACCATTTGAATTTTGAGATAGATGTAGCTAAGCGCAGGCTTAATTCGGTAAAAGAGCCGAAGTATCTTGATGGAAACTGGAGGGCGAAAAAATGA